A genome region from Mycolicibacterium litorale includes the following:
- the glgA gene encoding glycogen synthase, whose translation MRVAMMTREYPPEVYGGAGVHVTELVAQLRRLCDVDVHCMGAPRPDAFVAAPDPALKGANPALSTLSADLNMVNAAVQATVVHSHTWYAGLAGHLSGLLYGIPHVLTAHSLEPMRPWKAEQLGGGYRVSSWVEKTAVEAADAVIAVSSGMRDDVLKTYPALDPGRVHVVRNGIDTDVWYPVQSQPGESVLAELGVDPTRPIVAFVGRITRQKGVAHLVAAAHRFAPEVQLVLCAGAPDTPEIAAEVTAAVQELARARTGVFWVREMLPIGKIREILSAATVFVCPSVYEPLGIVNLEAMACSTAVVASDVGGIPEVVADHQTGLLVHYDAGDTGFFETRLADAVNSLIAEPQRARDYGAAGRERCIAEFSWAHIAEQTMEIYRKVSQ comes from the coding sequence ATGCGGGTGGCGATGATGACTCGGGAGTATCCACCCGAGGTCTACGGCGGAGCAGGCGTACACGTCACCGAACTCGTCGCGCAGTTGCGCCGGCTCTGCGACGTCGACGTGCACTGCATGGGCGCGCCGCGCCCGGACGCCTTCGTCGCCGCACCCGACCCGGCGCTCAAGGGCGCCAACCCCGCGCTGTCGACGCTCTCGGCGGACCTGAACATGGTCAACGCCGCGGTGCAGGCCACCGTGGTGCACTCGCACACCTGGTACGCCGGGCTGGCCGGGCATCTGTCGGGGCTGCTGTACGGCATCCCGCATGTGCTCACCGCGCACTCGCTGGAGCCGATGCGGCCGTGGAAGGCCGAACAGCTCGGCGGCGGCTACCGGGTGTCGTCGTGGGTGGAGAAGACCGCGGTGGAGGCCGCCGACGCGGTGATCGCGGTGAGCTCCGGTATGCGCGACGACGTGCTCAAGACCTATCCGGCACTGGACCCCGGTCGGGTGCACGTGGTGCGCAACGGCATCGACACCGACGTCTGGTACCCCGTCCAGTCCCAGCCCGGCGAGTCGGTGCTGGCCGAGCTCGGCGTCGATCCGACGCGGCCGATCGTGGCGTTCGTCGGCCGGATCACCCGCCAGAAGGGGGTGGCGCACCTCGTGGCGGCCGCCCACCGGTTCGCGCCCGAGGTGCAGCTGGTGTTGTGCGCGGGGGCGCCGGACACGCCCGAGATCGCGGCCGAGGTGACGGCCGCGGTGCAGGAGCTCGCCCGTGCCCGCACCGGTGTGTTCTGGGTCCGGGAGATGCTGCCGATCGGCAAGATCCGCGAAATATTGTCAGCAGCAACAGTTTTCGTGTGCCCTTCGGTGTACGAACCGCTGGGCATCGTGAATCTCGAGGCGATGGCGTGTTCGACGGCGGTCGTGGCCTCCGATGTGGGCGGGATTCCCGAGGTCGTCGCCGACCATCAGACCGGACTGCTGGTGCACTACGACGCCGGCGACACCGGCTTCTTCGAGACGCGGCTGGCCGACGCGGTCAACTCCCTGATCGCCGAACCGCAACGCGCCCGCGATTACGGCGCCGCCGGACGGGAACGGTGCATCGCCGAGTTCTCGTGGGCGCACATCGCCGAGCAGACCATGGAGATCTACCGCAAGGTGTCGCAGTAG
- a CDS encoding methyltransferase family protein translates to MKLALQTLASAVAGLAFFGVLLFVPAGTLDYWQAWVFIAVFMVTTIGPSLYLAVHDPAALQRRMKAGPTAETRPVQKALMVGTIASVVAVLVLSALDHRFGWSAVPLAVVILGNALVAVGLLFAQLVIIQNSYAAATITVEDGQQLVSTGLYGVVRHPMYLGALTMMVATPLALDSYWGMLVAPAAVPLLALRVLDEERLLTEQLPGYREYTRTVRYRLLPGVW, encoded by the coding sequence ATGAAGCTCGCGCTGCAGACCCTCGCATCGGCGGTGGCGGGGCTCGCCTTCTTCGGGGTGCTGCTGTTCGTGCCGGCCGGCACCCTCGACTACTGGCAGGCGTGGGTCTTCATCGCGGTGTTCATGGTGACGACCATCGGGCCGAGCCTGTACCTGGCGGTGCACGACCCCGCCGCCCTGCAGCGGCGGATGAAGGCGGGCCCCACCGCAGAGACCCGCCCCGTGCAGAAGGCCCTCATGGTCGGCACCATCGCCTCGGTGGTGGCCGTCCTCGTCCTCAGCGCCCTCGACCACCGCTTCGGCTGGTCCGCGGTCCCGCTCGCGGTCGTCATTCTCGGCAATGCGCTGGTGGCGGTCGGCCTGCTGTTCGCCCAACTCGTCATCATCCAGAACAGCTACGCCGCGGCGACGATCACCGTCGAGGACGGACAGCAGCTGGTGTCGACGGGCCTCTACGGGGTCGTGCGCCACCCGATGTACCTCGGTGCGCTGACCATGATGGTCGCCACGCCGCTCGCCCTCGACTCGTACTGGGGCATGCTCGTGGCGCCCGCCGCTGTTCCGCTGCTCGCACTGCGGGTCCTCGACGAGGAGCGGCTGCTGACCGAGCAGTTGCCCGGCTACCGCGAGTACACGCGCACCGTGCGCTACCGGTTGCTCCCCGGGGTGTGGTGA
- a CDS encoding TetR/AcrR family transcriptional regulator: protein MRSAADDRTAAARIRDAAIEQFGQHGFGVSVRTIAEAAGVSAALVIHHFGSKDRLRKACDDHIAEEILASKSESITSNDPATWFATMAEIESFAPMMAYLARSMQAGGELARTLWRRMIDNVEQYLDEGVRAGTVKPSRDPKARARFLAMAGGGGFLLYLQMHEDPTDLRRVLRDYSQDMVLPALEIYTNGLMADSTMYDAFLQKDAFPEKLGDGDDGPDTQAPATA from the coding sequence ATGCGTTCAGCCGCCGATGACCGTACCGCCGCCGCCCGCATCCGCGACGCGGCGATCGAGCAGTTCGGCCAGCACGGCTTCGGCGTCAGCGTGCGCACCATCGCCGAGGCCGCGGGGGTGAGCGCCGCCCTGGTGATCCACCACTTCGGGTCCAAGGACCGACTGCGCAAGGCCTGCGACGACCACATCGCCGAGGAGATCCTCGCCAGCAAGTCCGAGTCGATCACGAGCAACGACCCGGCGACCTGGTTCGCCACGATGGCCGAGATCGAGTCGTTCGCGCCGATGATGGCGTACCTGGCGCGCAGCATGCAGGCCGGCGGTGAGCTCGCGAGGACGCTGTGGCGCCGGATGATCGACAACGTCGAGCAGTACCTCGACGAGGGTGTTCGGGCCGGCACCGTCAAACCCAGCCGCGACCCGAAGGCCCGCGCCCGGTTTCTCGCGATGGCCGGCGGCGGCGGCTTCCTGCTGTACCTGCAGATGCACGAGGACCCGACCGATCTGCGCCGGGTCCTGCGCGACTACTCGCAAGACATGGTCCTGCCCGCACTCGAGATCTACACCAACGGGCTGATGGCCGATTCCACGATGTACGACGCCTTCCTCCAGAAGGACGCCTTTCCCGAGAAACTAGGAGACGGTGATGACGGTCCAGACACGCAGGCCCCGGCGACAGCCTGA
- a CDS encoding DivIVA domain-containing protein, translating to MTLILLYLVVLVLVAIVLFGVGSVLFGRGESLPPLPHGTTATVLPASGVTGADVEALKFTQTLRGYKASEVDWVLDRLGQEIDALRGELAAVHAAAQVAEESP from the coding sequence GTGACGTTGATACTGCTCTACCTGGTGGTGCTCGTCCTGGTGGCCATCGTGCTGTTCGGGGTGGGCAGTGTGCTGTTCGGCCGCGGGGAATCATTGCCGCCACTTCCGCACGGGACCACCGCGACGGTGCTTCCGGCCTCCGGCGTCACCGGTGCCGACGTCGAGGCCCTGAAGTTCACGCAGACGCTGCGCGGTTACAAGGCCAGCGAGGTCGACTGGGTGCTCGACCGGCTCGGTCAGGAGATCGACGCGCTGCGCGGTGAACTGGCCGCCGTGCACGCCGCCGCGCAGGTGGCCGAGGAGTCCCCGTGA
- a CDS encoding O-methyltransferase yields MASTDDPAGQPRSSRAEAIVAHAEQSISEDAIVAAARERAVDIGAGAVTPAVGALLSVLARLTGGKAVVEVGTGAGVSGLWLLSGMREDGVLTTIDVEPEHQRIAKQAFLEAGIGPGRTRLISGRAQDVLTRLADESYDLVFIDADPVDQPQFVVEGVRLLRSGGAIVVHRAALGGRAGDANAHDAEVAAVREAARLIAEDERLTPVLVPLGDGLLAAARD; encoded by the coding sequence ATGGCCAGCACCGACGACCCGGCGGGTCAGCCGCGATCGAGCCGCGCCGAGGCGATCGTCGCGCACGCCGAGCAGTCCATCTCCGAGGACGCGATCGTCGCGGCGGCCCGGGAACGGGCCGTGGACATCGGCGCCGGAGCGGTCACGCCCGCGGTCGGCGCGCTGCTGTCGGTGCTCGCCCGGCTGACCGGCGGCAAGGCCGTCGTCGAGGTCGGCACCGGCGCCGGAGTCAGCGGGCTGTGGCTGCTGTCCGGGATGCGCGAGGACGGCGTGCTGACGACCATCGACGTCGAACCGGAGCACCAGCGCATCGCCAAGCAGGCCTTCCTGGAGGCCGGTATCGGCCCGGGGCGCACGCGGCTGATCAGCGGCCGCGCCCAGGATGTACTGACCCGGTTGGCCGACGAGTCCTACGACCTCGTGTTCATCGATGCCGACCCGGTCGACCAGCCGCAGTTCGTGGTCGAGGGGGTACGGCTGCTGCGCTCCGGCGGCGCGATCGTGGTGCATCGCGCCGCGCTCGGCGGCCGCGCCGGCGACGCCAACGCCCACGACGCGGAGGTCGCCGCGGTGCGTGAGGCCGCCCGGCTGATCGCCGAGGACGAACGCCTCACCCCGGTGCTCGTCCCGCTGGGCGACGGTCTGCTGGCCGCCGCGCGCGACTGA
- the folP gene encoding dihydropteroate synthase: MESTFCGRRVAGDRALIMAIVNRTPDSFYDRGATFTDEAAKSAAHRVVEDGADVVDVGGVKAGPGQTVDADEEIARVVPFIEWLRSTFPDVVISVDTWRAAVAEQACAAGADLINDTWGGVDPELPAVAAKFDAGLVCSHTGGAVPRTRPFRVNYGITERGVVDDVIAEVTAAAQRAVAAGVAADRILIDPTHDFGKNTYHGLTLLRHVEELVKTGWPVLMALSNKDFVGETLGVGLTERLEGTLAATALAAQAGAAMFRVHEVGPTRRVLEMVASIQGVRPPTRTVRGLS, from the coding sequence GTGGAGTCGACCTTCTGCGGACGCCGGGTGGCCGGTGACCGCGCGTTGATCATGGCGATCGTCAACCGGACGCCGGACTCGTTCTACGACCGCGGCGCGACGTTCACCGACGAGGCCGCCAAGTCCGCCGCGCACCGCGTCGTCGAGGACGGCGCCGACGTCGTCGACGTCGGAGGGGTGAAGGCCGGCCCCGGTCAGACCGTGGACGCCGACGAGGAGATCGCCCGCGTCGTGCCGTTCATCGAATGGCTGCGCAGCACGTTCCCGGACGTGGTGATCAGCGTCGACACCTGGCGGGCGGCGGTGGCCGAACAGGCGTGCGCGGCCGGCGCCGACCTGATCAACGACACCTGGGGCGGCGTCGACCCGGAACTGCCCGCGGTGGCGGCGAAGTTCGATGCGGGCCTGGTGTGCTCACACACCGGGGGCGCGGTGCCGCGCACCCGCCCGTTCCGGGTGAACTACGGCATCACCGAACGCGGTGTGGTCGACGACGTCATCGCCGAGGTGACCGCCGCAGCGCAGAGGGCGGTCGCCGCCGGGGTGGCCGCGGACCGCATCCTCATCGATCCCACGCACGATTTCGGCAAGAACACTTATCACGGTCTTACTTTGTTGCGGCACGTGGAAGAGCTTGTAAAAACTGGATGGCCGGTCCTGATGGCACTGAGCAACAAGGATTTCGTCGGGGAGACTCTGGGTGTGGGTTTGACTGAACGCCTCGAGGGCACCCTCGCTGCTACCGCACTGGCTGCCCAGGCCGGCGCGGCAATGTTCCGGGTGCACGAGGTCGGGCCCACTCGGCGCGTTCTCGAAATGGTCGCGTCGATCCAGGGCGTGCGTCCGCCGACGCGCACGGTGAGGGGACTGTCATGA
- a CDS encoding DUF3117 domain-containing protein, with amino-acid sequence MAAMKPRTGDGPLEATKEGRGIVMRVPLEGGGRLVVELTPDEAAALGDELKNVTS; translated from the coding sequence ATGGCGGCGATGAAGCCCCGGACCGGTGACGGTCCACTGGAAGCAACCAAGGAGGGGCGAGGGATCGTGATGCGGGTGCCACTGGAAGGTGGTGGCCGACTCGTCGTCGAACTGACCCCCGACGAGGCGGCCGCGCTGGGCGACGAACTGAAGAACGTCACCAGCTAG
- the glgC gene encoding glucose-1-phosphate adenylyltransferase: MRELPHVLGIVLAGGEGKRLYPLTADRAKPAVPFGGAYRLIDFVLSNLVNARYLRICVLTQYKSHSLDRHISQNWRLSGLAGEYITPVPAQQRLGPRWYTGSADAIYQSMNLIYDEDPDYIVVFGADHVYRMDPEQMLQFHIESGAGATVAGIRVPRAEATAFGCIDSDESGRIRSFIEKPADPPGTPDDPEQTFVSMGNYIFTTKVLIDAIRADAEDDDSDHDMGGDIIPRLVSDGMAAVYDFSNNEVPGATERDHGYWRDVGTLDAFYDAHMDLVSVHPIFNLYNKRWPIRGESENLAPAKFVNGGSAQESVVGAGSIISAASVRNSVLSSNVYIDDGAIVEGSVIMPGTRIGRGAVVRHAILDKNVVVGPGEMVGVDLEKDRERFSVSAGGVVAVGKGIWI; the protein is encoded by the coding sequence ATGAGGGAATTGCCACACGTGCTGGGCATCGTCCTGGCCGGCGGGGAGGGCAAGCGGCTGTATCCGCTGACTGCGGACCGGGCCAAACCGGCGGTTCCCTTCGGCGGCGCCTACCGGCTCATCGACTTCGTGCTCTCGAATCTCGTCAACGCGCGTTACCTGCGGATCTGTGTGCTCACGCAGTACAAGTCGCACTCGCTGGACCGGCACATCTCGCAGAACTGGCGGCTGAGCGGCCTGGCGGGCGAATACATCACCCCGGTTCCCGCGCAGCAGCGGCTCGGGCCCCGCTGGTACACCGGCTCCGCCGATGCGATCTACCAGTCGATGAACCTGATCTACGACGAGGATCCGGACTACATCGTGGTGTTCGGCGCCGACCACGTGTACCGGATGGACCCCGAGCAGATGCTCCAGTTCCACATCGAGAGCGGTGCGGGGGCGACGGTCGCGGGGATCCGGGTGCCGCGCGCGGAGGCCACCGCGTTCGGGTGCATCGACTCCGACGAGTCCGGCCGCATCCGCAGCTTCATCGAGAAGCCCGCCGACCCGCCCGGTACCCCCGACGATCCCGAGCAGACGTTCGTCTCGATGGGCAACTACATCTTCACCACCAAGGTGCTCATCGACGCCATCCGCGCCGACGCCGAGGACGACGACTCCGACCACGACATGGGCGGCGACATCATCCCGCGCCTGGTCTCCGACGGCATGGCCGCGGTCTACGACTTCAGCAACAACGAGGTGCCCGGCGCCACCGAACGCGACCACGGGTACTGGCGCGACGTCGGGACGCTCGACGCGTTCTACGACGCGCACATGGATCTGGTGTCGGTGCACCCGATCTTCAACCTCTACAACAAGCGCTGGCCGATCCGCGGTGAGTCGGAGAACCTCGCGCCCGCGAAGTTCGTCAACGGCGGCTCCGCGCAGGAATCGGTCGTGGGTGCGGGGAGCATCATCTCCGCGGCGTCGGTGCGCAACTCGGTGCTCTCGTCCAACGTCTACATCGACGACGGCGCGATCGTGGAGGGCAGCGTCATCATGCCCGGCACCCGGATCGGCCGCGGCGCGGTGGTGCGGCACGCGATCCTGGACAAGAACGTCGTCGTCGGGCCGGGTGAGATGGTCGGCGTCGACCTCGAGAAGGACCGCGAACGGTTCTCGGTCAGCGCGGGCGGTGTCGTCGCCGTCGGCAAGGGCATCTGGATCTGA
- a CDS encoding glucosyl-3-phosphoglycerate synthase: MTLTPELVTPELHDADAIARHRWFDTHSWNRPDWTIAELEAAKAGRTVSVVLPALNEEGTVAGVIETITPLLGGLVDELIVLDSGSTDDTAIRALAAGARVVSRETALPEVAPQPGKGEVLWRSLAATTGDVIAFVDSDLLDPDPMFVPKLLGPLLLTPGVHLVKGFYRRPLKVSGREDANGGGRVTELVARPLLASLRPELTCLLQPLGGEYAGTRELLTSVPFAPGYGVEIGLLVDTYDRLGLDGIAQVNLGVRTHRNRPLTELASMSRQVIATLMSRCGIGDSGVGLTQFYADGDGFTPRASGVSLDDRPPMITLRPR, encoded by the coding sequence ATGACATTGACTCCGGAACTGGTGACACCAGAACTGCACGACGCCGACGCCATCGCGCGGCACCGCTGGTTCGACACGCACAGCTGGAACCGCCCGGACTGGACGATCGCCGAACTCGAGGCCGCCAAGGCCGGGCGCACCGTGTCGGTGGTGCTGCCCGCGCTCAACGAGGAAGGGACCGTCGCCGGCGTGATCGAGACGATCACCCCGCTGCTCGGCGGCCTCGTCGACGAGTTGATCGTGCTGGACTCCGGGTCCACCGACGACACCGCGATCCGTGCCCTGGCCGCCGGTGCACGGGTGGTGAGCCGCGAGACGGCGCTGCCCGAGGTCGCCCCGCAGCCGGGTAAGGGTGAGGTGCTGTGGCGCTCGCTGGCCGCCACCACCGGCGACGTGATCGCCTTCGTCGACTCCGACCTGCTCGACCCCGATCCGATGTTCGTGCCGAAACTGCTCGGGCCCCTGCTGCTCACCCCGGGTGTGCACCTGGTCAAGGGCTTCTATCGGCGGCCGCTGAAGGTGAGTGGACGCGAGGACGCCAACGGCGGCGGCCGCGTCACCGAACTGGTGGCCCGCCCGCTGCTGGCATCGCTGCGGCCGGAGCTGACCTGTCTGCTGCAGCCGCTGGGCGGTGAGTACGCCGGTACCCGCGAGCTGCTGACCTCGGTGCCGTTCGCCCCGGGATACGGCGTGGAGATCGGACTGCTGGTCGACACCTACGACCGGCTGGGCCTCGACGGCATCGCCCAGGTGAACCTCGGCGTGCGCACGCACCGCAATCGCCCGTTGACCGAACTCGCCTCGATGAGCCGTCAGGTGATCGCCACACTGATGTCGCGCTGCGGCATCGGTGACTCCGGCGTCGGGCTCACCCAGTTCTACGCCGACGGCGACGGCTTCACCCCGCGTGCCTCGGGTGTCTCGCTCGACGACCGGCCGCCGATGATCACGCTTCGGCCGCGGTGA
- a CDS encoding DNA-3-methyladenine glycosylase I, with protein MTEAVVDDGRVRCGWLDGSRLAPADFILYRDYHDYEWGQPVRETPALFERISLEAFQSGLSWLIILRKRENFRRAFDGFDIERVAGYTERDVDRLMADTGIVRNRAKIEATIANARAAAALSDTGVDLAELLWSFAPPNHTRPANLSEVPAVTPESTAMAKDLKRRGFRFVGPTTAYALMQATGMVDDHIATCWVPPVGAALRHSS; from the coding sequence GTGACCGAGGCCGTCGTCGACGACGGCCGGGTGCGGTGCGGCTGGCTCGACGGATCCCGGCTCGCCCCAGCGGATTTCATCCTCTACCGGGACTACCACGATTACGAGTGGGGGCAACCGGTGCGGGAGACGCCCGCGCTGTTCGAGCGGATCAGCCTGGAGGCCTTCCAGAGTGGTCTGTCGTGGCTCATCATCCTGCGCAAGCGGGAGAACTTCCGGCGGGCGTTCGACGGGTTCGACATCGAACGCGTTGCCGGCTACACCGAACGCGACGTCGACAGGTTGATGGCCGACACCGGAATCGTCCGCAACCGCGCGAAGATCGAGGCCACCATCGCCAACGCGCGCGCCGCGGCCGCCCTCTCGGACACCGGGGTCGATCTCGCGGAGTTGCTGTGGTCGTTCGCACCGCCGAACCACACCCGGCCGGCGAACCTGTCGGAGGTGCCTGCCGTCACCCCCGAATCGACCGCCATGGCCAAGGATCTCAAGCGCCGCGGCTTCCGTTTCGTCGGTCCGACGACGGCCTACGCGCTCATGCAGGCGACCGGAATGGTCGACGACCACATCGCGACATGCTGGGTGCCACCGGTCGGTGCGGCGCTTCGACACAGCAGTTAA
- a CDS encoding ABC transporter permease, translated as MSTVAPARTTSSYTGVAELIRLALRRDRIRLSVWIAVLTLMMVYAPNAVKLAYPDEPQRLARVNLMKTPAGIIMGGPMFGVRETDLGAMMANELMLTLIVAASILSILTVIRHTRAEEESGAAELVLSSVVGRYARTSAALILVGAVNAVFTVTMTAAMSAAGFAVVDTLGMCLGVTAVSMLFGTVAAVTAQLWRQARTATGAAMGVLALAALVRGIGDVIDNSGSTLSWFSPIAWAQQMRAFVDLRWWPLALLVALTVALIALASELERRRQYDDGTLPTRGDRPGAPPIRGVFGLHLTLQRGLTVGWGIGLFLGGLAFGSMTKSLMDAAETNELLAQVLAAQGTDGVYTTMTQFLAAAASAYVVSAVLRVHTDEQSGTGEAVLAGAVSRWRWLLGAVAAALLGATLLMAGAGFGNGLGAGLTIGEPATIVDLTVAGLAFVPAMAVVAGVAALAVALRRPWIAWLVVAFIVVSLYLGALLRLPQWLLDASPVGQTTAPSDYSLAALTVMCVVAAAFTAIAGWLYRRRDAV; from the coding sequence ATGAGCACCGTGGCGCCCGCCCGGACGACTTCGTCGTACACCGGTGTCGCCGAACTGATCCGGTTGGCGCTGCGTCGCGACCGCATCCGGCTGAGCGTGTGGATCGCGGTGCTCACGCTGATGATGGTGTACGCCCCGAACGCGGTGAAGCTGGCCTATCCCGACGAGCCGCAGCGGCTGGCGCGGGTGAACCTGATGAAGACGCCGGCGGGAATCATCATGGGCGGCCCCATGTTCGGCGTCCGCGAAACCGACCTTGGCGCGATGATGGCCAACGAGCTGATGCTCACGTTGATCGTCGCCGCCTCGATCCTGTCCATTCTCACCGTCATCCGCCACACCCGGGCCGAAGAGGAAAGCGGCGCAGCGGAATTGGTGTTGTCTTCGGTGGTCGGCCGGTACGCGCGGACATCGGCCGCGTTGATCCTGGTCGGCGCGGTCAACGCGGTGTTCACCGTCACGATGACGGCGGCCATGTCCGCGGCCGGGTTCGCTGTCGTCGACACCCTGGGCATGTGCCTGGGCGTGACCGCGGTGTCGATGCTGTTCGGGACCGTCGCCGCGGTCACCGCCCAGCTGTGGCGGCAGGCCCGCACCGCGACCGGTGCCGCGATGGGGGTACTGGCGCTGGCCGCGCTCGTCCGCGGCATCGGGGACGTCATCGACAATTCGGGCAGCACGTTGAGCTGGTTCTCCCCCATCGCCTGGGCACAGCAGATGCGGGCGTTCGTCGACCTGCGGTGGTGGCCATTGGCCCTGCTGGTCGCCCTCACGGTGGCGCTCATCGCGCTGGCCTCGGAATTGGAGCGGCGCAGGCAGTACGACGACGGCACCCTGCCCACCCGGGGCGACCGGCCCGGCGCACCGCCGATCCGCGGTGTCTTCGGCCTGCACCTGACACTGCAGCGCGGGCTGACGGTGGGCTGGGGCATCGGGCTCTTCCTCGGCGGGCTGGCCTTCGGCTCGATGACGAAATCGTTGATGGACGCCGCGGAGACCAACGAGCTGCTGGCCCAGGTGCTGGCCGCTCAGGGCACCGACGGGGTCTACACCACGATGACGCAGTTCCTCGCCGCCGCGGCGAGCGCCTACGTGGTGAGCGCGGTGCTGCGGGTGCACACCGACGAGCAGAGCGGCACCGGGGAGGCCGTGCTGGCCGGCGCGGTCTCGCGGTGGCGCTGGCTGCTCGGCGCGGTGGCCGCCGCGCTCCTGGGGGCCACGCTGCTGATGGCGGGCGCCGGCTTCGGCAACGGGCTCGGTGCGGGCCTGACGATCGGTGAGCCGGCCACCATCGTGGACCTCACGGTCGCCGGGCTGGCGTTCGTCCCCGCGATGGCGGTGGTCGCCGGTGTCGCCGCGCTGGCGGTCGCGCTGCGCCGGCCCTGGATCGCCTGGCTGGTGGTGGCGTTCATCGTCGTCTCGTTGTACCTCGGTGCACTGCTGCGCCTGCCGCAGTGGCTGCTCGACGCCTCCCCGGTCGGGCAGACGACGGCGCCCAGCGACTATTCACTGGCCGCGCTGACAGTGATGTGCGTGGTGGCCGCGGCGTTCACCGCTATCGCCGGCTGGCTGTACCGCCGCCGCGACGCGGTCTGA
- a CDS encoding ABC transporter ATP-binding protein: MTVQTRRPRRQPEGTAPLAVEIRGLVKTFGRTQAVDGLDLSVSSGDIAGFLGPNGSGKSTTIRVLLGLLRADAGTVRLLGGDPWRDAVELHRRIAYVPGDVTLWPNLTGLQAIDFLARLRGPGALDTTRRDELIERFELDPHKKARTYSKGNRQKVALVAAFSTGADLYILDEPTSGLDPLMEQAFQRCVAEAARDGAAVLLSSHILAEVEKLCDTVTIIRAGRTVRSGPLDELRHLMRTTVSVRTRDDAAVLQNAPFVHDFTAVDGGARFSVDRRDLDAAMTRLTDLGIAELTVTPASLEDMFLREYSGAAR; encoded by the coding sequence ATGACGGTCCAGACACGCAGGCCCCGGCGACAGCCTGAGGGCACCGCACCGCTCGCGGTCGAGATCCGCGGACTGGTCAAGACGTTCGGGCGGACCCAGGCGGTCGACGGTCTCGACTTGAGCGTCTCTTCCGGCGACATCGCCGGTTTCCTCGGCCCGAACGGGTCGGGCAAATCGACCACGATCCGTGTGCTGCTCGGGCTGCTGCGGGCCGACGCGGGCACTGTCCGCCTGCTCGGGGGCGACCCGTGGCGCGATGCGGTCGAACTGCACAGGCGCATCGCCTACGTACCCGGTGACGTCACGCTGTGGCCCAACCTGACCGGTCTGCAGGCCATCGACTTCCTGGCCCGCCTGCGCGGGCCGGGCGCCCTGGACACGACGAGGCGCGACGAGCTGATCGAACGGTTCGAACTCGATCCGCACAAGAAGGCCCGCACGTATTCGAAGGGCAACCGGCAGAAGGTGGCGCTGGTCGCCGCCTTCAGCACCGGTGCTGATCTCTACATTCTCGACGAACCCACCTCGGGCCTGGATCCGTTGATGGAGCAGGCTTTTCAACGCTGCGTCGCCGAGGCCGCCCGCGACGGTGCGGCGGTGTTGCTGTCCAGCCACATCCTCGCCGAGGTGGAGAAACTCTGCGACACCGTGACGATCATCCGGGCGGGCCGCACCGTACGCTCGGGTCCGCTCGACGAACTGCGTCACCTGATGCGCACGACGGTCAGCGTCCGGACCCGCGACGACGCCGCGGTGCTACAGAACGCCCCGTTCGTCCACGACTTCACGGCGGTCGACGGCGGCGCCCGGTTCTCCGTCGACCGCCGAGACCTCGACGCGGCGATGACGCGGTTGACCGATCTCGGCATCGCGGAGTTGACCGTCACGCCCGCATCGCTGGAGGACATGTTCCTGCGCGAATACTCGGGGGCGGCACGATGA